The Arachis ipaensis cultivar K30076 chromosome B07, Araip1.1, whole genome shotgun sequence genomic interval gttcatagattgagaatggtgatgagtgtcacggatcatcacattcatcatgataagtgagaatgaatatcttagaatagaaacaagtgtgattaaatgagaaacaatagtaattgcattaatctatcgagacacagcagagctcctcacccccaaccatggggtttagagactcatgccgtagaagatacaagttctgatgtaaaatgtcatgaggtacatagtaagtctctaaaagtagtttttatactaaaccagtgacctaggtttacaaaaaatgagtaaactaagatagatagtgcagaaatccacttccggggcccacttgttgtgtgcttcgactaagcattgagctttacacgtgtagaggcttctcttggagttaaacgccaggttgcagcttgtttgtggcgtttaactctagtttgtaacccgtttctggcgtttaacttcaaaatagagcaagaagttggcgtttaaatgccagtttcgtcgtcaaaacttgggcaaagtatggactattatatatttctagaaagccctggatgcctaatttccaacgcaattgagagcgcaccaattgggtttctgtagctccaaaaaatccatttcgagtgcaaggaggtcagaatagaacagcatctgcaatcctttttcagcctctgaatcagatttttgctcaggtccctcaatttcagccagaaaatacctgaaattatagaaaaacacataaactcatagtaaagtccagaaatgtgatttttgtataaaaactaataaaactatactaaaaagtagctaaatcctactaaaaactatatgaaaatacctccaaaaagcgtataaaatatccgctcatcactatgcATATGTTATTCCttgaaaatttaaatcaaattaaccacatgtaagttTTGTATATATAGGTGAATGATAATTAGAATTGTATAACTCATTtgggtagcttgcatttagaatagattgcattgcataagattccactattctaccttcactcttttctcttggatttagcatgaggacatgctattgtttaagtgtggggaggttgataaacccctattttatgattcatcttgggctcaaattgagtatttttatcaattcttcacccacttattcatatgaattgcatggtattactttcccttctttattttataatatatgtgaaaacatgtttcctatgcttgaaaaatattaattttaattatccctttttaccattcgatgccgtgatttgtgtgttaagtatttttaggttTAATAAGGCAGGAATGgattagaggacagaaaggaaacatacaaaattggaaggaaagcacaaaaatggagttttgaagaaaaggcagcgacgcgtacgcgtggacgacgcggacgcgtgcctagtgcaaaatggcagcgacgcagACGTGTGACTGACGCAGACGCATGCCTTTAGTAGAACgtaaatgatgcgtacgcgtgacccacgcgtacacgtgacggacgccacgtgcaaaaatctgcagaaaacgccctcagtgatttctggaccctttttcggcccaaatccaagccagaaagacagaatataagccagagaatgggggaatcaaaggAGAACGTTTTTAGAataattcatacaacattcattcacataattttaggtttagatatagcttttagagagagaggttctctcttctcacttaggatttaggattaggatttctcttattttaggattgcttctacaatcacaggttcaaaattcctttaatttattttctgcttttatttattccaatgctttcacttgttaatgttcctaaattggcttatgaacttttcatgttaagatttgaatattctatttaatgcaatttgaggtatttcagattaatgattgttttattcaatttatgatgctttcaatttaatttagatttttctccttttggttttggttaagtaattggtaacacttgagttatcagactcagcagttgattgagatttagaaattgctgattaatttggatcgctctaaagctagtctttccacaggagttgactaggacttgaaggTCAaatttaattagtccacttgactttcctttatttagtaagggttaactaagtgggaacaaaatccaattctcatcacacttgataaggataactaggataggatttccagttctcacaccttgccaagagatttttctaattattaatttatctttttcttgccatttaaattacttgttccctattttaaaaatccaaaacaaaatatactttttccataaccaataatctatttaattatttttattaaaataatttctaaaattataaagtttaaacttaataagataaaataacaatttattcatatttagattttaaaaaatGCGGGATGCTACAAGGGAGAGTGACGAGGGATGGCGGCGCGGTGACAGAGAGGGTTAACGGTGCGGGTGAGAAGAGAGTGTGTGCTGCAGAGAGTGAAGAAGGGAGAGTGGCGTTGGGGAATATGCAAATAGGGATTTGGGTTAGCTTTcttctctgttttcttctttcttcatgaGTGAGAGTCAAAAGGGTTGGTTGAGACTTGAGAGTGTGTGCCGCTGAGTGAAAGATGATGAGGGCGGGagtaaaattaggattagaattagttaAAAGAATAAGTTTAATGTAAAAATTTGCATTAGAGGTataatagtaattaaaatttTGTAATAACTAAATAACTTGTTACGAAAATATTataatttgtgacaaattattAGTAAGTAAGTATTCGACATTTGAATCTCATCACTGTGTATGTAACAATTCATTGGCTAGTGACAAACTGTTAAATCGAACTCCGATCCGTAGGGATTAATTCTTGACTTGTCGGATTAAGGAAtaccatgaaaataaaaaatagtaagggtatatataaatatatacgaGATATGCTATTTTGCCAAAAAAAAGTTTGTCTGTATATATGATGAATGGACTACCACTTTAAAATATTTCATGACTTTCTAGTTTAATCTTAATCTATGTAAAATATTTAACAGCCAAACAATTTATAGCTAGAACCCAATCcggttaatttttttgtttttttttattaaatattagaAAAACTCCAACTGTTTTGGGGtgaacaattaaaaaaataatgttaGCTAAAAAATACCTTTAAGTTAACCGTGTTATTTTTTTAGGTGGCTAGTCGAATTTTAGGTCGGGTCCACAAAGAATAAAAAATGTACTAGCTCAtttggaaaaaaaagaaaagcatccGTTTGGATCTCGTTTAAAATTGCTTTAGAATAGTGACAAAATTGTGACAAATTATATTAGTGTGCTTAGCAAATTTACTTTAAACTTTTCATGAATTTTCTATGGATTTATATAGATGTTAGTGATTAGTAGCAATATGAAATAAGGACAGAATAAGGACTAAcgtttttttttttgacaaattaATAGCAACATGAAATAAGGAAGAAAAGTCTATCAATTGTTAAACGGTCGCTAATTCctcactaaataagcttttgattagtgactcaattgcgaccagttacttctaaaattttctcGATTAGCTTTGGATTTGTTATAACTTTGCGACGAATTTTAAACGAGATTAGCgagtaatttgctacaaaataggtAGGATATAGATTTTGCTTTGCGACAAGATTGTAGTTGCCAAGTCGCTCGCTAAATTAAACTTGCAACAACTTAACGACAAATGTATTTTGCCCGCTAATCAGTGACTTGATATCAGCGAACGAAGTGTGTCAGTTGTTAAACGGTCGCAAATTTCTCGCTACTTAGGTCCTAGGTGCTGAATATCTGTATTTCCACTTTAGCGACTAATTAGAAAGGAACACTTCCATAGTTGAATGATTTATCTGTTGCGATGATGTAGGAGTTATGTATTTACAAAGAAGACTAAATTCTTGGAAGAGTACAGTTTTGAATGGAGAGTATCTCCATATGCAATGTTGTACGCATATTTTAAACCTGATTGTGAAGGATggattgaaggagattgatgatTCGGTTGCCAAAATTCGAGATGCTGTGAAGTATGTCAGATCTTCAAATTCAAGATTAGCTAGGTTTAAGGCATGTATTGCACAAGAGAATATTCCACATAATACTCTTGTTTGCCTAGATGTTGAAACGCGATGGAACTCTACATACTTAATGTTAGTAGCAGCCTTAAAGCATCAGAAGGCATTTGAGCTATTAGAGATGCAAGACAAAAAATTTATTGATGAATTAAACAAGGGAAGAGGGGTACCTTCATTTCAAGATTGGGATTATGCTAAGTCCGTCTTAccatttttagagatgttttacgATGCTACACTTCGCATCTCTGGATCCTCTTATGTCACTAGTAACTTATACATGAAAGAAGTGTTTGCTCTTGGAAGGAGGATTCAACAATATCGTGATGATGATGATTTGAGCATAAGTCTTATGGCAAGTAAGATGAAAGCAAAATACAACAAGTATTGGggaaatgcaaaaactattaacATGTTGTTGTTAATTGCCATAGTTCTAGATCCCTGCCATAAGTTGGATTATGTTGAGTGGTGCCTAGTTAATTCTTTTAGTGTGGAAGTGGACGGTGAATTGAAGACAAATTTGTCTTCTTGTCTTCATTTactttataatttatatcaaggTGCAGATGAAGGAAACCAAGATGATACCCTCTCCCAACCGAGTGCAAGTGATAAAGTCAAAGACATTTATGATATGGGGTTATATCATCGATCAACCGGTCGCAAATCCAATCTTAAATCTGAGCTTGATCGTTATTTGAATAAGACTGTGAGCCAGATGATAAGCCTTTGGATATTCTAGGATGGTGGAAGGCTAACTCGAATCGGTTTTCCGTCCTAGCAAATATGGCACGGGACATATTGGCTTTACCAGTTTTAACAGTAGCTTCCGAGTCTGCTTTTAGTATGAGGGGAAGAATCATTGATCAATATCGTAGCTCATTGACTCCTAAGATGGTAGAAGCCCTTGTATGTACCGAAGATTGGCTTAAAGGagattttttctcttctcttgcaCCTGAGAATTTCGAAGAGCTTGAAAAGGTCGAGCAAggtaaattgaataaaattaattaaattattccaCTAgtctttataaattttttaaatttataattatagtttttttttacaaatttgatTTTATCAGAGGACATTACTTGTTCAGTGAGTCTAGGTTCAATTGCGCTTGAAGATGACTAGAAAGTCTGGattgtttatgttttctttagttaTGTTCTAAACACTTAGGTGGTAAAGATATTAGACTTGCTTTTCCATATATGATTAGACTtgcttatgtttatgtttatgtttatgcttATGTTTATGTTGGTTTGTTTGAGACTTTGAGGTACAACTTATAGCAGTTGCAATGTCAATTTTGGATGGGGACATTGGTGTCAACAATTATAGCAGTTGGAATATCATTTTTGTGAATAAGATGAAGGTCTTAGCTGCAGTGGCTTTGAAATGTGTAGAGGAAGACAAAGATGCACGACCAACTATGAACCAAGTGATTGAGATGCTTCAGAGCCATGACACAGATCCTTAGTGTTGAAGCTATACTCACCAAAACCTGCTAGTCTGGGTCTTTTGAGCTtgatttttcactttcttttttgTATCAAGAGTATTGTACGTAAACTACATCCAATTCTTGAGTTGCACTTGTTTCTTTCTTAGCAGTTAGGCTACAGGGGAAGGGCCGAAGGGGGTTGCATTTGAAAAAATTGAACAATGTAGCAAGATTTCAAATAAGCAGCTAATGTTATattatttagaaagaaaaaaattaatttaaattacaaaaatcaatttaaaaaaaaggtaaaaatttgggtttttgtatgtgaaaaattaatttttgtgtaaaaaatGGTTTTTAGgtgtaaaaataaatttttt includes:
- the LOC107607347 gene encoding zinc finger BED domain-containing protein RICESLEEPER 1-like, with amino-acid sequence MLQGRVTRDGGAVTERVNGAGEKRVCAAESEEGRVALGNMQIGIWDGLKEIDDSVAKIRDAVKYVRSSNSRLARFKACIAQENIPHNTLVCLDVETRWNSTYLMLVAALKHQKAFELLEMQDKKFIDELNKGRGVPSFQDWDYAKSVLPFLEMFYDATLRISGSSYVTSNLYMKEVFALGRRIQQYRDDDDLSISLMASKMKAKYNKYWGNAKTINMLLLIAIVLDPCHKLDYVEWCLVNSFSVEVDGELKTNLSSCLHLLYNLYQGADEGNQDDTLSQPSASDKVKDIYDMGLYHRSTGRKSNLKSELDRYLNKTVSQMISLWIF